CTCCAGGGACAAACGTTCGTGGAGGTGTTTTATAGAGGTGGAATTATGCGATTAAATTACCGTAAAGAGGGTATTTTTAAAATATTACAAATGACGGACACACATATTGGCAATATGCCATTTCATGCCGATGATGAAAAAACATTTGATTTAGTCAGACGTGCGATTCACAAACTAGATGTGGATTTGATTATTCATACCGGCGATATTATATGGTCGGAAGGGGTTAAAGACGCCGACATTGTTTTTAAGAAATTTATTGAGATTTTTAATGAAAGTGATATTCCTATTGCTATTACCTTTGGAAATCATGATACCGAAGAAATCATTACACGCTCGGATTTACGTCAGTTATTTAATCAAACGGTTAAAAATAAAGCCGAAAAAGTTGATATTGCCGTCTTTGATGATCGTGAAAATTATGTGATTCCTATTTATGATGCTTCAAATACTGAGGTTCAAAATGCGCTCTTTATTTTAGATTCAGGTGCCGCCTCCCCACTGCCTTTGAGTGAATATGATTGGAATCAACCAGAACAAGTTGAATGGTTTAGAAAAACAGCCCATGCCTATTTAAAAGGTGACCATGTCAAGCGGCATTTAGTTTTTCAACATATCCCACTACCAGAGTATTGGCAAGCAGCAGATAACATTTTAGCAGGTGTCAATAAAGAAACCAACGAACGCATCTCTTCGCCTACAATCAATACGGGTTTATTTGCGAATATGCTCCTTAATACAGAAATTTGGGGGATGTTTGTGGGGCATGATCACGACAATAATTTTGATGGCTTATTTAATGATATCCACTTAGTGTACGGAAATGTCAGTGGCTATCAAACCTATGGTGAATTGACTAGAGGGGTTCGGATGATTGAATTAAATCAACATACGCAAGACATTAAAACATATACGGTAACTAATGATGAATTATGAGGTAAAGTCAACGTATCAACGTTTCATTAGTCTTTTTCTTCCCTTAATGGTAGAGCATATTTTTATTATGTTAATCGGGAATGTCAATGTGGTTTTATTATCATATTACGATGATACTGCTGTAACGGTCACGGGGATTGCAGATCAACTCTTGTCAATCGGGACAATGGCTATGGGGATTGTCAGTCTAGGAAGCACCATCTTATTTTTACAAAATGCTGAAAAAGAGAAACTCAATTATGTTCAAGGTGTTGCGCGTCAAACCTTAGTGTTAAATATCAGTTTAGGTTTGTTTTTATTTGCTGTAGCCGCCTTTGCAGGGGAATACTTGATAACGATGATGCAGACACCAAGCAATTTGTCAGATCTAACTAATCAATATTTAAGAATCATGAGTTTTAGTTTATTATTCCAAGGGATTACCTCTTCTGTGAGTGCCTTGTTAAGAAGTTTTGGACAAGTGAAGTATGCGATGTTCTTGTCTATTTTAAATACAATCATTTCGATTATTGGGAACGCCCTAGTTATTTTAACCCCTTGGAACCTACTAGGTGGCGGTGTCATTGGGGTAGCGAATGCGACCGTTATGACACGTTTAATCGGTGCGGCTTTAAGTGGTTATGCTGTCTATCGCTATTTACCAATGATTTGGAAAAACTTATTCACATTCAAAATTGAAGAGTTATCAA
This window of the Fundicoccus culcitae genome carries:
- a CDS encoding metallophosphoesterase family protein, giving the protein MRLNYRKEGIFKILQMTDTHIGNMPFHADDEKTFDLVRRAIHKLDVDLIIHTGDIIWSEGVKDADIVFKKFIEIFNESDIPIAITFGNHDTEEIITRSDLRQLFNQTVKNKAEKVDIAVFDDRENYVIPIYDASNTEVQNALFILDSGAASPLPLSEYDWNQPEQVEWFRKTAHAYLKGDHVKRHLVFQHIPLPEYWQAADNILAGVNKETNERISSPTINTGLFANMLLNTEIWGMFVGHDHDNNFDGLFNDIHLVYGNVSGYQTYGELTRGVRMIELNQHTQDIKTYTVTNDEL
- a CDS encoding MATE family efflux transporter; amino-acid sequence: MNYEVKSTYQRFISLFLPLMVEHIFIMLIGNVNVVLLSYYDDTAVTVTGIADQLLSIGTMAMGIVSLGSTILFLQNAEKEKLNYVQGVARQTLVLNISLGLFLFAVAAFAGEYLITMMQTPSNLSDLTNQYLRIMSFSLLFQGITSSVSALLRSFGQVKYAMFLSILNTIISIIGNALVILTPWNLLGGGVIGVANATVMTRLIGAALSGYAVYRYLPMIWKNLFTFKIEELSIIKQILALGIPSGMENVAYNIYQTIITAIITSMGAASLNAKIYTQTATAVVFTLSVAAGQALQILLGEFLRQNDTGKVKYFAKRITLAFVLIGAIINIIIALLGPFVINIFTTDPAIIELMRVLLWLNVLYDPLRSANEILIASLQVTGDVRYPVIVGIVVIYLITIPFSFLFGSVLGLGLIAVWWIFILDEGIRAFSMYRRLNGNQWVGRYMKEGVVNE